From Bradyrhizobium sp. NDS-1, the proteins below share one genomic window:
- a CDS encoding patatin-like phospholipase family protein — translation MLDILKGRGANGSNGEKAGEKVGLGSIRRPVIGLALGGGAARGFAHIGILRTLLANGIVPDVVVGTSIGAVVGGLHAAGRLDTFEEWGRSLQGMRNILGYLDIRLNGSGLLGGEKLATRLEEAVGQTLIEDLPVKFASVATEVRTGHEIWLTRGRLVDAMRASYTLPGIFAPMLIGDRWLVDGALVNPVPVSAARALGAEIVIAANLSSDIFTHSTTIHSHGAVPSPVVPEPGEPAAKRRFPRLFSPEKTMKREFFGGNGRPGISSVMVDAFNIMQDRITRARLAGDPPDLLITPRVGQFGWFDFHRSEDLIAHGTRAAERALESIQEAIEVLAPAPAGSAPKADEQA, via the coding sequence GTGCTGGATATTTTGAAGGGTCGGGGCGCGAACGGCTCCAATGGCGAAAAAGCCGGTGAAAAAGTCGGCTTGGGCAGCATCCGCCGGCCGGTGATCGGCCTTGCCCTTGGGGGCGGCGCGGCGCGCGGCTTTGCCCATATCGGGATTCTCAGGACGCTGCTTGCCAACGGGATCGTGCCCGACGTCGTGGTCGGCACCTCCATCGGAGCCGTGGTCGGTGGCCTCCACGCGGCCGGCCGGCTCGACACGTTCGAAGAGTGGGGGCGCAGCCTGCAAGGCATGCGCAACATCCTCGGCTATCTCGACATCCGCCTCAACGGCTCCGGCCTGCTCGGCGGCGAGAAGCTTGCAACCCGGCTCGAGGAGGCGGTCGGGCAGACGCTGATCGAGGATCTCCCCGTCAAGTTCGCGAGCGTGGCGACCGAGGTCCGCACCGGTCACGAGATCTGGCTGACACGCGGCCGCCTGGTCGATGCGATGCGCGCGTCCTACACGCTGCCCGGCATCTTCGCGCCGATGCTGATCGGCGACCGCTGGCTGGTCGATGGCGCGCTGGTCAATCCCGTGCCGGTCTCGGCCGCCCGCGCGCTGGGTGCTGAAATCGTCATCGCCGCAAATCTTTCCAGCGACATCTTCACGCATTCCACGACGATTCATTCGCACGGTGCAGTGCCCAGTCCGGTCGTGCCGGAGCCTGGGGAGCCGGCTGCCAAGCGGCGCTTCCCGCGCCTGTTCTCGCCGGAGAAGACGATGAAGCGAGAGTTCTTTGGCGGCAACGGCCGTCCCGGCATCTCCTCGGTGATGGTCGACGCCTTCAACATCATGCAGGACCGCATCACCCGCGCCCGCCTCGCCGGCGATCCGCCCGACCTTCTGATCACGCCGCGGGTCGGCCAGTTCGGCTGGTTCGACTTCCACCGTTCAGAGGACCTGATCGCCCACGGCACGCGCGCCGCCGAGCGCGCGCTTGAGTCGATCCAGGAGGCGATCGAGGTGCTCGCGCCGGCGCCGGCAGGCAGCGCGCCCAAAGCGGACGAGCAGGCCTGA
- a CDS encoding zinc-dependent alcohol dehydrogenase family protein has protein sequence MTTQSTMRAGVLEAHNAPLRLSTISRPEIGPREVFVRVCASGINPLDTKIHAGTAAHARHPLPAIPGIDLAGVVERTGREVTRFKPGDEVYGMTGGVGGVPGSLAEFAAVDADLLALKPANLSMREAAALPLIVITAWEGLIDRAALKAGQKVLIHGGAGGVGHVAIQIARAFGAEVFATGSASQRAIIEGFGAVFIDRDSSVEAYVTQHTGGQGFDIVYDTVGGKVLDASFEAVRRFGHVVSALGWGAHALAPLSFRAATYSGVFTLLPLLSGEGRAHHGEIMAEATRLVEAGRLVPLLDPRRFTLESVGEAYARIRDHAAKGKLVVEI, from the coding sequence ATGACGACACAATCGACGATGCGCGCTGGCGTCCTGGAGGCTCACAACGCCCCGTTACGCCTCTCGACGATTTCCAGGCCTGAGATCGGGCCGCGCGAGGTGTTCGTGCGGGTGTGCGCCAGCGGCATCAATCCGCTCGACACCAAGATCCATGCAGGTACGGCCGCGCATGCGCGCCATCCGCTGCCGGCGATTCCCGGCATCGATCTTGCCGGCGTGGTCGAACGCACTGGGCGCGAGGTGACCCGGTTCAAGCCGGGCGACGAGGTCTACGGCATGACCGGTGGCGTCGGCGGCGTGCCGGGATCGCTCGCTGAATTCGCGGCGGTCGATGCCGACCTCCTGGCATTGAAGCCCGCCAATCTCAGCATGCGGGAGGCTGCCGCCCTTCCCCTGATCGTCATCACGGCCTGGGAAGGCCTGATCGACCGCGCAGCGTTGAAGGCGGGCCAGAAGGTGTTGATCCATGGCGGTGCGGGCGGCGTCGGTCATGTCGCGATCCAGATCGCGCGCGCCTTCGGAGCGGAGGTGTTCGCAACCGGCTCTGCGTCGCAGCGTGCCATCATCGAGGGTTTCGGCGCTGTATTCATTGATCGCGACAGTTCGGTCGAGGCCTATGTGACGCAGCATACAGGCGGCCAGGGCTTCGACATCGTCTACGACACCGTCGGCGGCAAGGTGCTCGACGCCTCCTTTGAAGCGGTACGCCGCTTCGGCCATGTGGTGAGTGCACTCGGCTGGGGGGCGCACGCGCTTGCGCCGCTGTCGTTCCGCGCAGCGACCTATTCAGGCGTCTTCACGCTGCTCCCGCTGCTGTCGGGCGAAGGGCGCGCCCATCACGGAGAGATCATGGCGGAGGCAACGCGCCTGGTCGAGGCCGGCAGGCTCGTGCCGCTGCTCGACCCCAGGCGTTTTACGCTGGAGAGCGTCGGCGAGGCCTATGCGCGGATCCGAGATCACGCCGCCAAAGGCAAGCTGGTCGTCGAGATCTGA
- a CDS encoding LysR family transcriptional regulator: MDWSDLRIFLAIAREGTLGAAARKIGQTQPTMGRRLRALEMSLGQTLFQRTADGFVLTDEGTAVLRHAERIEDEALALERQVSGAKTQLDGLLRLSSSDWFGTVMLSPVIAAFGKRHPKVIVELLTDARLYSLPRREADLVFRIKPFSEPEVVSRKLLHIPYALYGKKGTKPPRPGDGKANAVRVVTMNAEYADMPDAVWLKRALPNAEVASRSNNRQVQAELCASGAGLAVLPRPLGDRDRRLVALDIGTTPPGRDTYVGYHRDMRRLARLRALLDLVIEQLAEPRS; the protein is encoded by the coding sequence ATGGATTGGAGCGACCTACGCATCTTCCTGGCGATTGCCCGTGAAGGCACGCTCGGTGCCGCCGCACGGAAGATCGGCCAGACCCAACCGACCATGGGCCGGCGGCTTCGCGCGCTGGAGATGTCGCTGGGGCAGACACTGTTCCAGCGCACCGCGGATGGCTTCGTGCTCACCGACGAGGGCACGGCCGTGCTCCGTCACGCCGAGCGGATTGAGGATGAGGCGCTCGCGCTGGAGCGGCAGGTGTCTGGTGCGAAGACGCAGCTCGACGGCCTGTTGCGCCTGTCCTCGTCGGACTGGTTCGGGACGGTGATGCTGTCGCCGGTGATCGCCGCGTTCGGCAAGCGTCACCCCAAGGTGATTGTGGAGCTTCTGACCGATGCGCGGCTCTACAGCCTGCCGCGGCGGGAAGCCGATCTCGTCTTCCGCATCAAGCCGTTCAGCGAGCCCGAGGTGGTCTCCAGAAAGCTGCTGCATATTCCCTACGCGCTCTATGGCAAGAAGGGCACCAAGCCGCCGCGCCCCGGCGACGGCAAGGCCAACGCTGTCCGCGTCGTGACGATGAATGCCGAGTACGCCGACATGCCCGACGCGGTCTGGCTGAAGCGCGCGCTGCCCAATGCGGAGGTCGCCTCGCGTAGTAACAACAGGCAGGTGCAGGCCGAGCTGTGCGCGAGCGGCGCCGGATTGGCCGTGCTGCCACGTCCGCTCGGGGACCGCGACCGCCGTCTGGTCGCGCTCGACATCGGAACGACGCCACCCGGCCGTGACACCTATGTGGGCTACCATCGCGATATGAGGCGCCTCGCTCGTCTCCGCGCGCTGCTCGATCTCGTGATCGAGCAGCTGGCGGAACCGCGATCATAG